From the genome of Rathayibacter sp. VKM Ac-2804:
GAGATGATCGCCGACGACGCGCCCTGGACCGAGGGCAACGACCAGTACAACATCGACGGTCTGCTCTACGACACGGTCGCCGCCGGCCTCAGCGAGGACGACCCGACCACCACGAACTGGGAGGAGTCGAAGGACCTCCTCGCCCAGGGCGAGATCGGCTCGATGGTCCTCGGCTCCTGGGCCGTCTCGCAGATGCAGGACGCGGCCGAGAAGGCCGGGAAGCCGCGCGACACCATCGGCTTCTGGCCGATGCCGTGGGCGCAGGACGGCGCGTTCACCTCGGTGACCGCCTCGGACAAGTTCCTCGCGATCAACAAGAACTCCGACAACAAGGCGACCGCCCGCGCCTGGATCGACTGGTTCACCGAGGACTCCGGCTTCGCCGCCAGCCAGGGCGCGATCAGCCCGGTGATCTCGGACCCGGCGCCCGACACCCTGTCCGACTTCGACGCGCTCGGCGTGACCTACCTCGAGCTCGCTCCGGACCCGGTCGGCAAGGAGGCCGTCATCAACGACATCGCCAACGAGGCCGAGATCGACCTCTTCGGCAACTCCTACCGCCAGAAGCTGATCGACGCGGCCCGCGGCGCCGGCGACGGCGACAAGCAGTCGCTCTTCGACGACCTGAACTCGCGCTGGGCCGCGGCCCGCGCGGACGTCGCGGAGTAGCAGCCCCGCCTTCCGCTCCGGGGGCGACCCGCCACCCCGCGGGTCGCCCCTCCCCTCCCCCTCACGACCGCATTCCCCGGGATGCCGAAAGGATCGACATGGCGATCACCGACGCTCCGCCCCTCGAGGTCGGAGCGAGCAAGCGGGCCGGCGGTAGCCGCCGCGGCGACAGGCCCTCCGGCCGCCGCCAGAGGCTGACCGGGCGGCGCAGCACGCCCTGGCTGTTCCTCGCCGTGCCGCTGGCGTTCCTCGTCGTCCTGACCTACATCCCGGTCGCGAACATGTTCTGGTACAGCGTCACCGACTGGGACGGCCTCGACCCGGACAAGACGTTCGTCGGCCTGGAGAACTACGTCGAGATCTTCACCCGGCCCGAGATCTTCCAGGTCTTCTTCGTCAGCCTCTTCTACCTGGCGGGCGCCGTCGCGCAACTCGGGCTCGCGCTGTTCTTCGCGACGCTGCTCAGCTTCCAGACCCGGTTCCGCAACTTCTTCAAGGGCGTCATCTTCTTCCCGTACCTGATCAACGGCGTCGCGATCGGGCTGATGTTCCTCTACTTCTTCCGGCCCGACGGCACCCTCGACGCGGTGCTCGGCGCCTTCGGCGTGCAGGACACCCCGCAGTGGCTCGGCGACCCGTCGGTCGTCAACGTCTCGCTGGCGGCGACCTCGGTCTGGCGCTACATGGGACTGAACTTCGTGCTGTTCCTCGGCGCGATCCAGTCGGTGCCGGAGGAGCAGTACGAGGCCGCGGACATCGACGGCGCGACGTCCTTCGACAAGTTCCGCTACATCATCGTGCCGAGCATCCGCCGGATCCTCGGGCTGTCCTTCATCCTCGCCATCGCGGGCGCCCTGTCGGCGTTCGAGATGCCGTACATCATGACCGGCGGCGCCAACGGGTCGGAGACCTTCGTGATCCAGACCGTCGACACCGCGTTCCGCTACTCGAAGGTCGGCCTCGCCTCGGCGATGGCCGTCGTCCTGCTGGCGATCGTGCTGATCATCACCGCGGTGCAGCGCCGCGTGTTCCCCGACGAGAAGGCGGGCCAGGAATGACCACCACGCAGCCCCGCACGGAGGCCGTCACCGGCCTGCCCGTGACCCCTGCCCCGCGCGGCTCCCGGCGGCCCCGGCGCGGCTCGATGCTCGGTGCGATCGGCAAGTACACCTCGCTGATCGTCGCCTGCCTGTTCGCGCTGGTGCCGATCGTCACGATCTTCATGCTCGCCTTCAAGACGTCGACGGAGTACCGCAGCACCGGTCCGCTCGTCCCGCCGAGCAACTGGTTCAACTTCGAGAACTTCGCGATCGCCTTCAGCCAGGGCGGGATGGTGACCGGGTTCCTCAACACCGGCATCATCCTGCTGGTGTCGGTGGCGGGCACGATCCTGATCGGCACCATGGCCGCCTACGCGATCGACCGCTTCCGCTTCCGCGGGCGCCGACTCGTGACGGGGCTGTTCCTGCTGGCGACCCTCGTGCCGTCGGTGACGACCCAGGTGGCGACCTTCCAGGTGATCAACGCCCTCGACCTCTTCAACACCCGCTGGTCGGCGATCCTGCTCTTCACCG
Proteins encoded in this window:
- a CDS encoding ABC transporter substrate-binding protein; this translates as MHRPTTRRPAPARRSTLIGLAAVAASASLVLSGCSAGASNDSGEPAGEITVLTNRTDLVDTTFADYASTFEEQYPGTTVKFEALTDYEGDTKIRLNSKDYGDVLLIPSSNVTKDDYADYFEPLGSTDELSEKYRFTNEGSFDGTAYGISTFGSAMGYVFNRDVWTAAGVTDPPQTEEEYLADLEAIKATGVTPYYTNYKDGWPLATIEGNLGTVQGEDVRTEMIADDAPWTEGNDQYNIDGLLYDTVAAGLSEDDPTTTNWEESKDLLAQGEIGSMVLGSWAVSQMQDAAEKAGKPRDTIGFWPMPWAQDGAFTSVTASDKFLAINKNSDNKATARAWIDWFTEDSGFAASQGAISPVISDPAPDTLSDFDALGVTYLELAPDPVGKEAVINDIANEAEIDLFGNSYRQKLIDAARGAGDGDKQSLFDDLNSRWAAARADVAE
- a CDS encoding sugar ABC transporter permease translates to MAITDAPPLEVGASKRAGGSRRGDRPSGRRQRLTGRRSTPWLFLAVPLAFLVVLTYIPVANMFWYSVTDWDGLDPDKTFVGLENYVEIFTRPEIFQVFFVSLFYLAGAVAQLGLALFFATLLSFQTRFRNFFKGVIFFPYLINGVAIGLMFLYFFRPDGTLDAVLGAFGVQDTPQWLGDPSVVNVSLAATSVWRYMGLNFVLFLGAIQSVPEEQYEAADIDGATSFDKFRYIIVPSIRRILGLSFILAIAGALSAFEMPYIMTGGANGSETFVIQTVDTAFRYSKVGLASAMAVVLLAIVLIITAVQRRVFPDEKAGQE
- a CDS encoding carbohydrate ABC transporter permease; protein product: MLGAIGKYTSLIVACLFALVPIVTIFMLAFKTSTEYRSTGPLVPPSNWFNFENFAIAFSQGGMVTGFLNTGIILLVSVAGTILIGTMAAYAIDRFRFRGRRLVTGLFLLATLVPSVTTQVATFQVINALDLFNTRWSAILLFTGTDIVAIYIFLQFMQSIPVSLDEAAMLDGASRFTVYWRIVLPLLKPAIATVVIIKGIAVYNEFYIPFLYMPSQDLGVISTSLFRFMGPFGAQWEVIAAGTILVIVPTLIAFLFLQRFIYNGLTSGATK